The following proteins come from a genomic window of Sorghum bicolor cultivar BTx623 chromosome 3, Sorghum_bicolor_NCBIv3, whole genome shotgun sequence:
- the LOC8058932 gene encoding nematode resistance protein-like HSPRO1 yields the protein MATPKLSPVSPVRRDDKPCAPSSSSSTVLRVQDASAAEAYEQYLRLPELSSLWKAGCFPEWAGEGLVKPALQALEVTFRFASLALSDPRGYASRRELARRLESLAAREVELVSALCEGDDRSAPLAELSASGGVLPRERSASEVWQLPGSAAAVVCQVSEASLLPRLAAWDKSETLAAKIMYAIESQMQGCAFTLGLGEPNLAGKPVLQYDRVVRPHELHALKPKPAPEPKSGYRNREHETLFTMYQILESWLRAASQLLTRLNERIEAKSWEAAASDCWILERVWKLLADVEDLHLLMDPDDFLRLKSQLAVRAAPGSDASFCFRSRALLHVANTTRDLKKRVPWVLGVEVDPNGGPRVQEAAMKLYHSRRRGEGEDAGKVGLLQAFQAVEVAVRGFFFAYRQLVAAVMGTAEASGNRALFVPAEGMDPLAQMFLEPPYYPSLDAAKTFLADYWVQQMAGASAPSRQS from the coding sequence ATGGCAACGCCCAAGCTGTCCCCGGTCTCACCGGTGCGGCGGGACGACAAGCCGTGCGCGccatcctcctcctcgtcgactGTTCTGAGGGTGCAGGACGCGTCCGCGGCCGAGGCGTACGAGCAGTACCTACGCCTGCCGGAGCTGTCGAGCCTGTGGAAGGCCGGGTGCTTCCCTGAGTGGGCGGGCGAGGGCCTGGTCAAGCCGGCGCTGCAGGCGCTCGAGGTCACCTTCCGCTTCGCGTCCCTCGCGCTCTCCGACCCGCGCGGCTACGCCAGCCGCCGCGAGCTCGCGCGCCGGCTCGAGTCCCTCGCGGCGCGGGAGGTGGAGCTGGTGTCCGCGCTCTGCGAGGGCGACGACCGCAGCGCGCCGCTCGCCGAGCTGAGCGCCTCCGGGGGCGTGCTCCCGCGGGAGCGCAGCGCGTCCGAGGTGTGGCAGCTGCCcgggagcgccgccgccgtcgtgtgCCAGGTCAGCGAGGCCAGCCTGCTCCCGCGCCTCGCCGCGTGGGACAAGTCCGAGACGCTCGCTGCCAAGATCATGTACGCCATCGAGAGCCAGATGCAGGGCTGCGCCTTCACGCTCGGCCTCGGCGAGCCCAACCTCGCCGGCAAGCCCGTGCTCCAGTACGACCGCGTCGTGCGCCCGCACGAGCTGCACGCGCTCAAGCCCAAGCCGGCGCCGGAGCCCAAGTCTGGGTACCGCAACCGGGAGCACGAGACGCTGTTCACCATGTACCAGATACTCGAGTCATGGCTGCGCGCCGCGTCGCAGCTCCTCACCCGCCTCAACGAACGGATCGAAGCCAAGAGCTGGGAGGCGGCGGCCAGCGACTGCTGGATCCTGGAGCGCGTGTGGAAGCTGCTCGCCGACGTCGAGGACCTCCACCTGCTCATGGACCCGGACGACTTCCTGCGGCTCAAGAGCCAGCTCGCTGTACGGGCGGCTCCGGGGTCTGACGCGTCCTTCTGCTTCCGGTCCAGGGCGCTTCTGCACGTCGCTAACACCACTAGGGACCTCAAGAAGCGTGTGCCCTGGGTGCTTGGTGTCGAGGTCGATCCCAACGGCGGCCCACGGGTGCAGGAGGCGGCCATGAAGCTGTACCACAGCCGTAGGCGCGGCGAGGGTGAGGATGCAGGCAAGGTGGGGCTGCTCCAGGCCTTCCAGGCAGTGGAGGTGGCCGTGAGAGGATTCTTCTTCGCGTACCGGCAGCTGGTGGCGGCGGTGATGGGCACGGCGGAGGCGTCGGGCAACCGGGCGCTGTTCGTGCCGGCGGAGGGGATGGATCCGCTCGCCCAGATGTTCCTCGAGCCGCCCTACTACCCCAGCCTGGACGCCGCCAAGACGTTCTTGGCGGATTACTGGGTTCAGCAGATGGCGGGGGCCTCTGCTCCGTCAAGACAAAGCTAG